The following nucleotide sequence is from Anopheles stephensi strain Indian chromosome 3, UCI_ANSTEP_V1.0, whole genome shotgun sequence.
ACACCTGGCAAACCAAACATTTTGCACCGAGAAGCTTGCGGTGCCTTCGGCACTAGAATTATCCCGCATGCGATTGAATGTTTCCCACGCTAATGAATCGTCGTTCCATCCGGTACTGAAACAGTCCACCCTAAACATGTCCGGTTATACAACGAACACTtccaaacgaaacgaatcgaCCACCAGTGTTACGAACGTTAGTAGAACAACCGGTAAGCGATGTGAAGTTCCTGACATGGCCGAGAAGCCTCTTCGTTCCATTTTGAAACCAGCTCCGTGTGTAGTTCCCAACAAACCGCAAGCTATTGCACCGCTAAACATTTCCGTGAGCACAACTATTGGACAGCATCCCACCCGCCTCCAAACGACAGATAAATCCTCAACGCCAGTGGAGTTATTCCGGCAGGATGAGATTCAGTACATCTTTCAGCCGGAAAAGTGCTCGCTAAATTTCACACTCTGCAGCCCGGTTGACGATATTGTGGAGTGCTTCAAGAAGCATATCTTATTTGTGGCCGATCGTACAATCATCCCCGCACTGCCGACCAACCCTCCCACAGCTGATAAAGTggagcgaaaaaagaaaaactttgatCTAGGGTCTGCCCGTGATGTGATTTGCTCCGATGACGAGCACTAATTTAGTAATTTACTATTTCGCTTAGTTAAGTAACTAACTTGATGCTATCAAAACTATTTATTGGGTACGTTACACGATAGTATACCGACTTAAAACAAACCCAGCATTATGAAATCAAACCCCTTACCGATAGGATATTAGTATACTGTGTCTGTTTTAATCGGACGCGATACAAACGCGGAAGTCAAATCCTAATTGTCCACCGCTACAAATGTCGAAATCGTTGCAAAGTTCGCACACAAAAATCACCAGCATATTAGTTGTACTTGTCTTTCTCGATTGGTTCGCCAGGAAGTGGGACTGAAACATATGCTTAACACACTATTGGCCCTTCCTTACGCTAGGAATACGCATTGcttctataaaaaaataagaagagaaaacagaacagaaaagaGCGAAACGTTTACGAATACGTTATTACAGCTATTAGCTTCTATCACGCCCGGTAATATCGTCAGTTGCACGATAAATCTATCTTTATGTTCCTGAAGCTGAAGTTAGTGTAATTCAGCAAAAGCTATTTAGTAGTGGTCCTTTCCTGGGTTCCACTTGTCGCCGTGGATGATATATCGTTATTTTTGGGCTAGGTACATCAAAATTCTCGTCCGTACACAAATGTTCTCCGAGGTATTAAATCTACGTTCAATAAGCTCTCTAAAAtagtgtttgtgtatgtgtgccctGCGTGGGGACATTTCCATGCCAGGGCGCCTGAAGTTAGAGGGGATTTTGAAATGATTACGTTACGTCGTTTTAGATTATTGCTTATACTTTTTTCTGGcatttcgttttccttttttcgtgtTTTGGCAACCCCTTCTATAGCCCCTCTATTGGGTTATCATTGCTAGGTGCCGTTTTTTAAAGTGTCTTTATCTGCATCGAGGGCTTTGTGGTGATGTGTtttacgggttttttttaagcaaAAGGACCAATACAGCCCTTTTTATCGAAGCTTTTCCCTTAACCAGTCTTCGGTCATATCGTCAAGCTCGCGAATTTCGTAGTAACGCGTCAAGTCCGCCTCACGCTGCAGTGCCATACGCGTTTTGGCGTACAGCATGCACAGTTCCATCTGACTGTCGCGCGGTGTGTAGAAAATGAAACACATCGGGTACGATATTCGTGAGTCATCGTGGACCATCTTGTAGCTATAGATGATGTAGCGTGGCTGGTGGCTCGGGAGCTGTTCCTGCAGCTCCTCGATCGCTACATCGTCCAGCAGCTCATCCACGGTGACCAGTTGCTTTTCACGATCGATTTTCACTAAAACATACACCATGTTAGTCATCTACCGTACCAAATGTTCACCCGTTATCGATACGTCGAGACGATGATTCATGCACGGGTAGCCGATaacagtagcagcaaaaaaggctCGCATCCGTAACCGCGTGGTACTCATACTTACGAATCAAAGCCGTGTTGGTTGCGTTACGTCGAAAGCGAAACTTGCTGATCTCCTCCTTTGCCTCGGGGCTAATATCACAGATCTGCGCTTCGGTCTGTTCAAGCGGAAACGGATGATTAGGAACAATTATCTGAACCCGATGGGGTAGCAAACGGGAAAGTTATCGGTGCGGAACGTCGACTTACCATCGTTGCGGTAGAGTTTGGAAGCAGAAGAACAAACGGTGCCAAATATCACACAATCCAAACGAAATATATAATTGTACGTTCgttaaattca
It contains:
- the LOC118514580 gene encoding glia maturation factor gamma; this encodes MTEAQICDISPEAKEEISKFRFRRNATNTALILKIDREKQLVTVDELLDDVAIEELQEQLPSHQPRYIIYSYKMVHDDSRISYPMCFIFYTPRDSQMELCMLYAKTRMALQREADLTRYYEIRELDDMTEDWLREKLR